A genomic stretch from Echeneis naucrates chromosome 6, fEcheNa1.1, whole genome shotgun sequence includes:
- the LOC115045046 gene encoding iroquois-class homeodomain protein irx-1-like isoform X2 produces MSFPQLGYPQYLSASQAVYGSDRPGVLTPSSRGGSTEIGGSPSATAAAVTSVLGMYANPYAHNYSAFLPYTSADLALFSQMGSQYELKDSPGVHPASFAAHTSPAFYPYGQFQYGDPARPKNATRESTSTLKAWLNEHRKNPYPTKGEKIMLAIITKMTLTQVSTWFANARRRLKKENKVTWGSKSKEDGEDGNLFGSGDEAEKNEDEEEIDLESIDIDKIDDNDGDQSNEDDDDKSTEGSREHRGGVGAGGELDSLEKRRAFALQAHEAFDKSKSTISVHPGSKDNSDGNNNTRVLSPDRPGSFPLPSNNKPKIWSLAETATSPDSSSQKPTSPCGPTAPTHPSAPHHQIQTHPAFLPSHGLYTCQIGKFHNWTNGAFLGQNSLLNVRSFLGVNQHHHHHHHSHHLPAQQQQQQQPTSVVVSPVTAAAALSNDSKAPPETHSPKHIDHENGVRSDSPPTQTMKSSFRPIHDSARSPQDATQRVLTALSSA; encoded by the exons ATGTCTTTCCCCCAGCTTGGCTACCCGCAGTACTTAAGTGCCTCCCAGGCGGTGTACGGCAGCGACAGACCGGGAGTGCTTACGCCTTCGTCCCGGGGAGGGAGCACTGAAATCGGGGGAAGTCCGTCCGCCACCGCAGCGGCGGTCACGTCGGTATTGGGCATGTACGCCAACCCATACGCACACAACTACAGCGCCTTCTTACCTTACACCAGCGCGGACCTGGCTCTTTTCTCACAAATG GGATCCCAGTATGAGCTGAAGGACAGTCCCGGCGTCCACCCTGCCAGCTTCGCGGCCCACACCTCTCCGGCTTTCTATCCATACGGCCAGTTTCAGTACGGGGACCCGGCCAGGCCCAAGAACGCCACCCGGGAGAGCACCAGCACCCTGAAGGCCTGGCTCAACGAGCACAGGAAGAACCCGTACCCGACCAAGGGCGAGAAGATCATGCTGGCCATCATCACCAAGATGACCCTGACGCAGGTCTCCACCTGGTTCGCCAACGCCAGGAGGAGGCTCAAGAAGGAGAACAAGGTGACCTGGGGGAGCAAGAGCAAGGAGGACGGGGAGGACGGGAACCTGTTCGGCAGCGGGGACGAAGCGGAGAAAAacgaagatgaggaggagatcGACCTGGAGAGCATAGACATTGACAAAATCGACGACAACGACGGGGATCAAAGCAACGAGGACGACGACGACAAATCGACGGAGGGCAGCAGGGAGCACCGGGGCGGTGTCGGTGCGGGGGGAGAGCTGGACAGCTTGGAGAAAAGACGGGCCTTCGCCCTGCAGGCCCACGAGGCCTTTGACAAATCTAAAAGCACAATTTCGGTTCACCCAGGGAGTAAAGACAACTCGGacggcaacaacaacacaagagtTTTGTCGCCGGACAGACCCGGGAGCTTTCCCCTCCCGTCTAACAATAAGCCTAAAATATGGTCTTTGGCGGAGACCGCTACCAGCCCCGACAGTTCCTCCCAGAAACCCACATCCCCCTGCGGCCCGACggcccccacccacccatcgGCCCCCCACCATCAGATCCAGACCCACCCGGCCTTCCTGCCCAGCCATGGACTGTACACATGCCAGATTGGAAAGTTCCACAACTGGACGAACGGAGCTTTCCTGGGCCAGAACTCCCTGCTGAATGTGAGGTCGTTTCTGGGAGTaaaccagcaccaccaccaccaccaccacagccacCACCTGCcggcccagcagcagcagcagcagcagccgacGTCAGTGGTGGTGTCTCCggtcacagctgcagcagcactcagCAATGACAGCAAGGCCCCACCAGAGACCCACAGTCCCAAGCACATAG accATGAAAACGGTGTAAGGTCTGATTCCCCTCCAACACAAACCATGAAGTCGTCCTTTCGACCCATTCATGACAG CGCCAGGAGTCCACAAGACGCCACGCAACGGGTCCTTACTGCTCTCTCCTCGGCTTGa
- the LOC115045046 gene encoding iroquois-class homeodomain protein irx-1-like isoform X1, with translation MSFPQLGYPQYLSASQAVYGSDRPGVLTPSSRGGSTEIGGSPSATAAAVTSVLGMYANPYAHNYSAFLPYTSADLALFSQMGSQYELKDSPGVHPASFAAHTSPAFYPYGQFQYGDPARPKNATRESTSTLKAWLNEHRKNPYPTKGEKIMLAIITKMTLTQVSTWFANARRRLKKENKVTWGSKSKEDGEDGNLFGSGDEAEKNEDEEEIDLESIDIDKIDDNDGDQSNEDDDDKSTEGSREHRGGVGAGGELDSLEKRRAFALQAHEAFDKSKSTISVHPGSKDNSDGNNNTRVLSPDRPGSFPLPSNNKPKIWSLAETATSPDSSSQKPTSPCGPTAPTHPSAPHHQIQTHPAFLPSHGLYTCQIGKFHNWTNGAFLGQNSLLNVRSFLGVNQHHHHHHHSHHLPAQQQQQQQPTSVVVSPVTAAAALSNDSKAPPETHSPKHIDHENGVRSDSPPTQTMKSSFRPIHDRSSLPSSARSPQDATQRVLTALSSA, from the exons ATGTCTTTCCCCCAGCTTGGCTACCCGCAGTACTTAAGTGCCTCCCAGGCGGTGTACGGCAGCGACAGACCGGGAGTGCTTACGCCTTCGTCCCGGGGAGGGAGCACTGAAATCGGGGGAAGTCCGTCCGCCACCGCAGCGGCGGTCACGTCGGTATTGGGCATGTACGCCAACCCATACGCACACAACTACAGCGCCTTCTTACCTTACACCAGCGCGGACCTGGCTCTTTTCTCACAAATG GGATCCCAGTATGAGCTGAAGGACAGTCCCGGCGTCCACCCTGCCAGCTTCGCGGCCCACACCTCTCCGGCTTTCTATCCATACGGCCAGTTTCAGTACGGGGACCCGGCCAGGCCCAAGAACGCCACCCGGGAGAGCACCAGCACCCTGAAGGCCTGGCTCAACGAGCACAGGAAGAACCCGTACCCGACCAAGGGCGAGAAGATCATGCTGGCCATCATCACCAAGATGACCCTGACGCAGGTCTCCACCTGGTTCGCCAACGCCAGGAGGAGGCTCAAGAAGGAGAACAAGGTGACCTGGGGGAGCAAGAGCAAGGAGGACGGGGAGGACGGGAACCTGTTCGGCAGCGGGGACGAAGCGGAGAAAAacgaagatgaggaggagatcGACCTGGAGAGCATAGACATTGACAAAATCGACGACAACGACGGGGATCAAAGCAACGAGGACGACGACGACAAATCGACGGAGGGCAGCAGGGAGCACCGGGGCGGTGTCGGTGCGGGGGGAGAGCTGGACAGCTTGGAGAAAAGACGGGCCTTCGCCCTGCAGGCCCACGAGGCCTTTGACAAATCTAAAAGCACAATTTCGGTTCACCCAGGGAGTAAAGACAACTCGGacggcaacaacaacacaagagtTTTGTCGCCGGACAGACCCGGGAGCTTTCCCCTCCCGTCTAACAATAAGCCTAAAATATGGTCTTTGGCGGAGACCGCTACCAGCCCCGACAGTTCCTCCCAGAAACCCACATCCCCCTGCGGCCCGACggcccccacccacccatcgGCCCCCCACCATCAGATCCAGACCCACCCGGCCTTCCTGCCCAGCCATGGACTGTACACATGCCAGATTGGAAAGTTCCACAACTGGACGAACGGAGCTTTCCTGGGCCAGAACTCCCTGCTGAATGTGAGGTCGTTTCTGGGAGTaaaccagcaccaccaccaccaccaccacagccacCACCTGCcggcccagcagcagcagcagcagcagccgacGTCAGTGGTGGTGTCTCCggtcacagctgcagcagcactcagCAATGACAGCAAGGCCCCACCAGAGACCCACAGTCCCAAGCACATAG accATGAAAACGGTGTAAGGTCTGATTCCCCTCCAACACAAACCATGAAGTCGTCCTTTCGACCCATTCATGACAG ATCCTCTCTGCCTTCCAGCGCCAGGAGTCCACAAGACGCCACGCAACGGGTCCTTACTGCTCTCTCCTCGGCTTGa